A single Magnetospirillum sp. 15-1 DNA region contains:
- a CDS encoding IS5 family transposase (programmed frameshift) — MDGEVLRDDQWERLREFVPGGRKGKRGPRSDGRRFFDAILWVARSGARWRDLPEKFGPYQTAKRRYYRWIEQGVFDRIFEAVSVDPDLEWMMIDATVIRANAQAAGARRKKGGPQAQALGRSRGGFGTKLHAVVDALGLPVRFELGPGQQNDMAPACDLIRGLKADQVLADRAYDADRLHDLILDQGGEPVIPPRRHRNYQHAYDRIAYKQRWGIEGFFAKLKQWRRVATRYDKIAANFLGFVKLASIMFWLK; from the exons TTGGACGGCGAAGTTCTGCGCGATGATCAGTGGGAGCGGCTGCGGGAGTTTGTGCCCGGAGGCCGGAAGGGAAAGCGTGGCCCGCGTAGCGATGGCCGCCGCTTCTTCGACGCCATCCTGTGGGTGGCACGGTCTGGTGCGCGATGGCGAGATTTGCCGGAGAAGTTTGGCCCCTATCAGACGGCCAAACGCCGCTATTACCGCTGGATCGAGCAGGGCGTCTTCGACCGGATATTCGAGGCTGTGTCGGTTGATCCAGACCTTGAATGGATGATGATCGACGCCACCGTCATCCGAGCCAACGCGCAAGCCGCCGGGGCACGGCGTA AAAAGGGGGGACCGCAAGCCCAGGCTCTTGGGCGTTCTCGGGGCGGCTTCGGAACCAAACTCCACGCCGTAGTCGATGCGCTGGGCTTGCCGGTTCGCTTCGAACTTGGCCCCGGCCAGCAGAATGACATGGCACCAGCCTGCGATCTGATCCGGGGATTGAAGGCCGATCAAGTCCTCGCCGACCGCGCCTATGACGCCGACCGATTGCATGACCTCATCCTCGACCAAGGCGGCGAGCCGGTCATTCCGCCGCGCCGCCATCGCAACTACCAGCACGCCTACGATCGGATCGCCTACAAGCAGCGATGGGGCATCGAGGGCTTCTTCGCAAAACTCAAGCAATGGCGCCGCGTCGCAACCCGATACGACAAGATCGCCGCCAATTTCCTGGGCTTCGTAAAGCTCGCCAGCATCATGTTCTGGCTCAAATGA
- a CDS encoding MFS transporter: MNHISGAKGILNCHYSLVIPAAIPQTVQTPEVLLVVMIAWGGFAGSLYNISLAMLADRFKGTELAAANAAFGTLYALGNLFGPLLHGMAMDWANPQGLMVSAALLFALFLGGALRPARRAQ, translated from the coding sequence TTGAATCACATCTCGGGCGCCAAGGGAATCCTAAATTGTCACTACAGCCTAGTGATCCCGGCGGCCATTCCGCAAACCGTCCAGACGCCGGAAGTCCTGCTGGTCGTCATGATTGCGTGGGGCGGCTTTGCCGGGTCCCTCTACAATATCAGCCTGGCGATGTTGGCCGACCGCTTCAAGGGGACGGAGCTGGCCGCCGCCAACGCCGCTTTCGGCACGCTGTACGCCTTGGGCAATCTGTTCGGCCCGCTTCTGCACGGCATGGCGATGGATTGGGCCAATCCGCAAGGACTGATGGTGAGTGCGGCTCTCCTGTTCGCCCTTTTTCTGGGGGGTGCCCTGCGGCCTGCGCGGAGGGCGCAGTGA